The following proteins are encoded in a genomic region of Hymenobacter siberiensis:
- a CDS encoding type 1 glutamine amidotransferase: MRFHCLQHLPDEGPGHAADWLAAHGHTLTYTKLFEPNPEFPALADFDGLLILGGAMSVHDEENLPWMRAEKAFIREALRAGKITLAICLGAQLVAEALGGEVRPNHAPEVGFWAVRFSAKSLEHPLLRGWPEKAAVLHWHVDTFTVPPGAIRVGMSAATATQGFVWGDGVIGLQFHPEMTVPMVEKLMAFEGHEHAEEQEFVQTAAQIRAKMKSVWKGRKLLETLLENLVALHESEIASFNGNLTP; this comes from the coding sequence ATGCGCTTCCACTGCCTGCAACACCTGCCCGATGAAGGCCCCGGCCACGCGGCCGACTGGCTGGCGGCGCACGGCCATACGCTTACCTACACCAAGCTATTCGAGCCAAATCCGGAATTTCCGGCCTTGGCTGACTTCGATGGCCTGCTGATTCTGGGTGGAGCCATGAGCGTGCACGACGAGGAAAACCTGCCTTGGATGCGGGCGGAAAAGGCCTTTATCCGCGAAGCGCTGCGGGCGGGTAAGATTACACTTGCCATTTGCCTGGGCGCGCAGCTAGTAGCCGAGGCGCTGGGCGGGGAGGTGCGGCCCAACCATGCACCGGAAGTCGGTTTCTGGGCGGTGCGGTTTTCGGCGAAATCCTTGGAGCACCCGTTGCTGCGCGGCTGGCCCGAGAAAGCGGCCGTGCTGCACTGGCATGTCGATACGTTTACGGTGCCGCCGGGGGCTATTCGGGTAGGCATGTCGGCGGCGACGGCTACGCAGGGCTTTGTGTGGGGCGATGGCGTCATTGGCCTACAGTTTCACCCCGAAATGACGGTGCCGATGGTGGAGAAACTGATGGCGTTTGAAGGCCACGAGCACGCCGAGGAACAGGAGTTCGTGCAGACGGCAGCGCAGATTCGCGCCAAAATGAAATCGGTGTGGAAGGGGCGTAAGCTACTGGAGACGCTGCTGGAGAATCTGGTGGCGCTGCATGAAAGTGAAATAGCTTCGTTCAACGGCAACCTCACCCCCTGA
- the hemL gene encoding glutamate-1-semialdehyde 2,1-aminomutase: MLNLTTSATLFERAKTLIPGGVNSPVRAFRSVGGSPVFMQSAHGAWLTDVDGNRYVDFINSWGPMILGHAPDVVLDAVRAALPNSLSFGAPTHREVEMAELIREMVPGVEKVRLVNSGTEACMSAIRAARGYTGRDKIIKFEGCYHGHGDAFLIAAGSGALTAGEPDSAGVTRGVAQDTLTAPYNDLPAVAALIAANPNQVAALILEPVVGNMGLVIPAQGFLAGLRALCNHHDIVLIFDEVMTGFRLAPGGAQQLYGITADMVTLGKIIGGGLPVGAYGGREDIMNCVAPAGKVYQAGTLSGNPMATAAGMAQLRYLHEHPELYTALESSSTRLADGTRQIAADLGLNYTVNRVGSMFSLFFTSEPVNNLDDAKKCDTAAFGRYFHAMLNRGIYLAPSQFEALFVSTAITDELVEKYLAACRESLIEAHSL; the protein is encoded by the coding sequence ATGCTCAATCTCACCACTTCCGCTACCCTTTTCGAACGGGCCAAAACCCTTATTCCCGGCGGCGTAAACTCGCCGGTGCGCGCTTTCCGCTCGGTGGGCGGCTCGCCCGTGTTCATGCAGAGTGCCCACGGGGCCTGGCTCACCGACGTGGACGGTAACCGCTACGTCGATTTCATTAACTCCTGGGGGCCCATGATTCTTGGCCACGCGCCCGATGTGGTGCTCGATGCCGTGCGCGCCGCCCTGCCCAACTCGCTCAGCTTCGGCGCACCCACGCACCGCGAAGTGGAAATGGCCGAATTGATTCGGGAAATGGTGCCCGGCGTTGAGAAGGTGCGTTTGGTAAACTCCGGCACTGAGGCCTGCATGTCGGCCATCCGCGCCGCCCGGGGTTATACCGGCCGCGACAAAATCATCAAGTTTGAAGGCTGCTACCACGGCCACGGCGATGCTTTTCTGATTGCCGCCGGCAGCGGCGCCCTCACCGCCGGCGAGCCCGACTCGGCCGGCGTGACCCGGGGCGTGGCCCAGGATACCCTCACCGCGCCCTACAACGACCTGCCCGCCGTGGCGGCCCTCATTGCTGCCAACCCCAACCAGGTGGCAGCCCTCATCCTGGAGCCCGTGGTGGGCAATATGGGCCTGGTAATTCCCGCCCAAGGCTTCCTGGCCGGCCTGCGTGCGTTGTGCAACCATCACGACATCGTGCTCATTTTTGATGAGGTGATGACCGGTTTCCGCCTTGCGCCGGGCGGTGCGCAGCAGCTCTACGGCATCACGGCCGACATGGTGACGCTGGGTAAAATCATCGGCGGCGGCCTGCCCGTGGGCGCTTACGGCGGCCGCGAAGACATTATGAACTGCGTGGCTCCGGCCGGCAAAGTGTACCAGGCCGGCACGCTTTCGGGCAACCCCATGGCCACCGCCGCCGGCATGGCCCAGTTGCGCTACCTGCACGAGCACCCCGAGCTCTACACGGCGCTCGAATCCAGCAGTACCCGCCTCGCCGACGGCACCCGCCAAATTGCCGCCGACCTTGGCCTGAACTACACCGTGAACCGCGTGGGCTCCATGTTCAGCCTGTTTTTCACTTCGGAACCGGTCAACAACCTCGACGATGCCAAAAAGTGCGATACCGCCGCTTTCGGCCGCTATTTCCACGCCATGCTGAACCGGGGCATCTACCTCGCGCCCTCGCAGTTCGAGGCCTTGTTCGTGTCTACGGCCATCACCGACGAGCTGGTGGAGAAATACCTGGCTGCCTGCCGCGAGTCGTTGATAGAGGCGCATAGCTTGTAA
- the guaA gene encoding glutamine-hydrolyzing GMP synthase → MERLIILDFGSQYTQLIARRIRELHVFCEIHPYTHASKLVLSDDIRGVILSGSPCSVRDADAPNPDLTHLLGRVPVLGVCYGAQLLAQQGGGEVTPATIREYGRARLSSLNLASPLLAEMHLESQVWMSHGDTIQRLPMGYDIIASTPEVAVAAFKIEGQETYGIQFHPEVTHSTEGKQLLHNFVVNICQCAQSWTPDHFVDSAVEALRNTIGPDDQVILGLSGGVDSSVAALLLHRAIGPRLHGIFVDNGLLRQDEFATVLKAYEGLGLNVTGVNAAPEFYAALAGISDPEGKRKAIGRTFIEVFDREAQKVEGARWLAQGTIYPDVIESVSVHGSSVTIKSHHNVGGLPEKMNLKIVEPLRMLFKDEVREVGAALELPADILNRHPFPGPGLGIRILGDVTPEKVDLLQRADGVFINLLKQHGLYEHVWQAGAMLLPVQSVGVMGDERTYERVVALRAVTSVDGMTADWAHLPYDFLAEVSNKIINQVRGINRVVYDISSKPPATIEWE, encoded by the coding sequence ATGGAACGACTTATCATCCTTGATTTCGGCTCGCAGTACACGCAATTGATAGCCCGGCGCATTCGCGAATTACACGTTTTCTGCGAAATTCACCCTTATACCCACGCCTCGAAACTCGTTCTCAGCGACGATATTCGGGGCGTTATTCTTTCCGGCTCGCCCTGCTCGGTGCGCGACGCGGATGCTCCCAACCCCGACCTGACCCACCTGCTGGGCCGGGTGCCGGTGCTGGGCGTGTGCTACGGCGCGCAGCTGCTGGCCCAGCAGGGGGGGGGCGAGGTTACGCCGGCCACCATCCGCGAATACGGCCGTGCCCGGCTATCCTCGCTGAACCTGGCTTCGCCGCTGCTGGCTGAGATGCATCTTGAGTCGCAGGTCTGGATGTCGCACGGCGACACCATTCAGCGCCTGCCGATGGGCTACGACATCATTGCCAGCACGCCGGAAGTGGCGGTGGCCGCCTTCAAAATTGAAGGCCAGGAAACCTATGGCATCCAGTTTCACCCCGAGGTGACGCACTCTACCGAGGGCAAGCAGTTGCTGCACAACTTCGTGGTGAACATCTGCCAGTGCGCCCAGAGCTGGACGCCCGACCACTTCGTGGACTCGGCTGTGGAGGCCCTGCGCAACACCATTGGCCCCGACGACCAGGTGATTCTCGGCCTCTCCGGCGGCGTGGACAGTAGCGTGGCGGCCCTGCTGCTGCACCGCGCCATCGGCCCGCGCCTGCACGGCATTTTCGTGGATAATGGCCTGCTGCGGCAGGACGAGTTTGCCACGGTGCTCAAAGCTTACGAAGGCCTCGGCCTGAACGTGACCGGCGTGAACGCCGCCCCCGAATTCTACGCCGCCCTGGCCGGCATCAGCGACCCCGAGGGCAAGCGCAAGGCCATTGGCCGCACCTTCATTGAGGTATTCGACCGCGAGGCGCAGAAGGTGGAAGGGGCCCGCTGGCTGGCCCAGGGTACTATTTATCCCGATGTAATTGAGTCGGTGTCGGTGCACGGTTCGTCTGTTACCATCAAGAGCCACCACAACGTGGGCGGCCTGCCGGAGAAGATGAACCTCAAAATTGTGGAGCCGCTGCGCATGCTCTTCAAGGATGAGGTGCGCGAAGTAGGCGCTGCCCTGGAACTGCCCGCCGATATTCTCAACCGCCACCCCTTCCCCGGTCCCGGCCTGGGCATCCGCATTCTCGGCGATGTTACGCCCGAGAAAGTGGACCTGCTCCAACGCGCCGACGGCGTGTTCATCAACCTCCTGAAACAGCACGGCCTCTACGAGCACGTGTGGCAGGCGGGCGCGATGCTGCTGCCCGTGCAAAGCGTGGGCGTGATGGGCGACGAGCGCACCTACGAGCGGGTGGTAGCCCTGCGCGCCGTAACCAGTGTGGACGGCATGACCGCCGACTGGGCACATTTGCCCTATGATTTCCTGGCGGAGGTGAGCAACAAGATTATCAATCAGGTGCGGGGGATTAACCGCGTGGTTTATGATATTTCGAGCAAGCCACCGGCTACTATCGAGTGGGAGTAG
- a CDS encoding DUF1361 domain-containing protein, which translates to MQATTLSSQPFTRARLTLVFVLAASVTLSILLVAGRVLMTGRLTFLFLIWNLFLAVIPFAISTMLSTAKGPLKARILLPVGAAWLLFFPNAPYILTDLFHLDTRPGVPLWYDLALILSCAWNGLMLAYASLSDMQRLVQQRLGFGVGWAFATVALLLSSFGIYLGRYLRFNSWDILTNPLTLFFDIVNRILHPFSFPGTWGVTLVFGVFLLMGYGTVRLLGRTHEQ; encoded by the coding sequence ATGCAAGCAACCACCCTCTCCAGCCAGCCCTTCACCCGCGCCCGGCTCACGCTGGTATTTGTGCTGGCCGCTTCCGTGACCCTGAGCATTCTGCTGGTGGCCGGCCGCGTGCTGATGACGGGCCGGCTCACCTTCCTGTTCCTCATCTGGAATCTATTTCTGGCCGTCATTCCCTTCGCAATCAGCACCATGCTTAGCACGGCCAAGGGGCCGCTAAAAGCCCGCATTCTGCTCCCGGTGGGCGCGGCGTGGCTGCTGTTTTTTCCCAACGCGCCCTATATTCTCACCGATTTATTCCACCTCGACACCCGCCCCGGCGTGCCGCTCTGGTACGACCTCGCCCTCATTCTAAGCTGCGCCTGGAACGGCCTGATGCTGGCCTACGCCTCCCTCTCCGACATGCAGCGGCTGGTGCAGCAACGCCTGGGCTTTGGGGTAGGCTGGGCGTTTGCCACGGTGGCGCTGCTGCTCAGCAGCTTCGGCATCTACCTGGGCCGCTACCTGCGCTTCAATTCCTGGGATATTCTCACCAACCCGCTCACGCTGTTTTTCGATATTGTGAACCGGATTTTGCACCCGTTCTCCTTTCCCGGAACGTGGGGCGTGACGCTGGTTTTTGGGGTGTTTTTGCTGATGGGCTACGGCACGGTGCGGTTGCTGGGGAGGACGCATGAGCAGTAA
- a CDS encoding DUF1810 domain-containing protein, with translation MKNELNRFEEAQVGEYQTALSEIKNGRKRSHWMWFIFPQIQGLGLSETARFYALADAQAAKYYLAHPVLGARLREICQALLRLASSDAHDIFGSPDDLKLKSSMTLFASVSSSSVSQQVLDKFYGGNQDDKTLRILGSKE, from the coding sequence ATGAAAAACGAGCTTAATAGATTCGAGGAAGCACAAGTCGGGGAATACCAAACCGCATTATCCGAAATCAAAAACGGCCGCAAGCGCAGCCATTGGATGTGGTTCATCTTCCCCCAAATCCAGGGCCTGGGCCTCAGTGAAACAGCCAGGTTCTACGCGTTAGCCGATGCGCAGGCGGCAAAATATTACCTGGCTCATCCCGTTTTGGGTGCCCGGCTGCGGGAAATCTGCCAGGCACTGCTCAGGCTGGCTTCCAGTGATGCCCACGACATTTTCGGCAGTCCCGATGACCTGAAGCTGAAGTCTTCGATGACACTGTTTGCGTCGGTGAGCAGTAGTTCGGTTTCTCAGCAGGTGCTGGATAAGTTTTATGGCGGGAATCAGGACGATAAAACCTTGCGCATCCTGGGCTCGAAAGAATAA
- a CDS encoding IS4 family transposase produces the protein MKQHFAAKITTLLQQAPFVGHLSRQKFVGQFILGLIKSRNVQFGEVAQHLNDAAKPASNETRIQDFFREVDLNYVLVAKLLLSLLPAQGKLRLCLDRTEWDFGQCQVNILLVTVGTGEVHVPLYWHLLDNRSGNSNAADRIAVLEKCVALLGKDRIGLVVGDREFVGHAWFKWLKDNGLNFVMRLPKHHCLTHADGRRQAVADLGLVPGQVRRFAHVQVDGVWGQVWVEAVAADAFVFLFATAGLNHLEQLYAKRWTIEQCFQNLKGRGFNLEATHLRCFQKLRKLVALVSLAYAFCLGVGAAAHGGRQPIARKNHGYRAASLSRHGLNLLRQLARPLTLPEDPLARLVETLLNWITRQLAKNQLLKIVG, from the coding sequence GTGAAGCAACACTTCGCTGCTAAAATTACGACGCTTTTGCAACAGGCCCCGTTTGTGGGCCACTTGTCCCGCCAAAAGTTTGTGGGCCAGTTCATTCTTGGCCTGATAAAGAGCCGCAACGTGCAATTCGGCGAGGTGGCCCAGCACCTCAATGACGCGGCCAAGCCCGCCTCGAACGAAACGCGCATTCAGGACTTTTTCCGCGAAGTAGACCTCAATTACGTACTGGTGGCCAAGCTTTTACTGAGTTTGTTGCCTGCGCAAGGCAAGCTGCGCTTATGCCTCGACCGCACGGAGTGGGACTTCGGCCAGTGCCAGGTGAACATCCTGCTCGTCACCGTCGGCACGGGCGAGGTCCACGTGCCCCTTTATTGGCACCTGCTCGACAACCGCAGCGGCAACTCCAACGCCGCCGACCGCATCGCCGTGCTCGAAAAATGCGTGGCCTTGCTGGGCAAAGACCGCATCGGCCTGGTCGTGGGCGACCGGGAATTTGTCGGCCATGCGTGGTTCAAGTGGCTCAAAGACAACGGGCTTAATTTTGTCATGCGCCTGCCCAAGCACCACTGCCTGACCCACGCCGACGGCCGGCGGCAGGCCGTGGCCGACCTGGGCCTGGTGCCGGGGCAGGTGCGCCGCTTCGCTCACGTGCAGGTCGACGGGGTTTGGGGGCAGGTCTGGGTCGAGGCCGTGGCGGCGGACGCGTTTGTCTTCCTGTTTGCCACGGCCGGCCTGAACCACCTCGAGCAACTCTATGCCAAGCGCTGGACGATTGAGCAATGCTTTCAAAATCTGAAAGGGCGGGGCTTTAACCTGGAAGCCACCCACTTGCGCTGTTTCCAAAAGCTGCGCAAGCTCGTGGCCCTGGTCAGCCTGGCCTACGCGTTTTGTCTGGGCGTGGGCGCGGCCGCCCACGGCGGCCGCCAGCCCATTGCCCGCAAAAACCACGGCTACCGGGCCGCCAGCCTGAGCCGCCACGGCCTCAATCTGCTCCGCCAACTCGCCCGCCCGCTGACCCTGCCCGAGGACCCATTGGCCCGCTTGGTTGAAACGCTACTGAACTGGATTACGAGGCAACTTGCTAAAAATCAATTACTAAAAATAGTAGGGTAG
- a CDS encoding M1 family metallopeptidase has protein sequence MKTRFLFGLLALLPGLALAQRHKPKPTPAKAAGPYFQQEVNYSIDVVLDDKTNFLTGREDLAYTNHSPQALTFIWFHLWPNAYKDNSTAFAKQQLRSGKRRFQFAKPTGRGFIDGLNFKVNGQPAKLEFDPKNADIAKLVLPQPLAAGATASISTPFRVKIPASFSRFGHVGQSYQITQWYPKPAVLDRRGWHPIPYLDQGEFYSEFGSFDVTITLPTNYTVGATGELQNPDERARMDALAATAAGKKTAEDFGTDLKFPASDATTKTLRYKQDRVHDFAWFADKRFNVLKSGVTLPSGRMVTSWVLFTNKEAPKWIKGLQDVNDALTYYSRWVGEYPYSAATAVDGALSAGSGMEYPMVTVTQPEAIVHEVGHNWFYGILGSNERDFPWMDEGVNTYVEQRVSALDTVPAKGFHGFDKLPQGLKRTFGLENLPASAFDQVPYQAMASRGLDQPVQGPTSADYTMLNYGIIVYQKMGSLLKYLAGYLGQARFDAAMHLYYERWQFKHPYPEDMQAVFEESTGQKLGWFFQGMMTNTQHYDADLQTLASFNDVVKVLVRTDSPTPWAVPVSSVDASGRMLETLWTPPFGNTDPTADEEATSQLNFKRPNVAALVVDANYVTPELNRRNDRLTVADHPSGFTPIRLRPLASVERWDKATISWLPVLGANTSDKFMLGAAFYNSPLVTKRLQYLAMPMYSFSRNELNGIGRIQLNVLPQHFSRQATIAFGVQRFERYVKYEPSVSLVWPHAPGVGPQQRLTLANTIVADEDRNRTGVFQAIDYHIAQANALQGWSAAVDLNRMIASNADDANNRQAVLLRASASYFHFYSPKKKVQMRLFGGRFLQQPNNPEFVLGLSGSPDYRRQTAFLDRQQISHSVTAQLHQTDDRDGAFKGFLPVADTKWLSTLNIQADLPVTNLAVFADFGASHDRFFTSESTSRPAQRLYYDAGLVVPVLRDILSFYLPVAGSQYANGLPASRQDFTDRIRFVLNLNTLNPFRQLDEQLAR, from the coding sequence ATGAAAACACGTTTCCTTTTTGGCCTCCTGGCCCTACTACCCGGCCTAGCCTTGGCCCAACGCCACAAGCCCAAGCCTACGCCCGCCAAAGCAGCCGGCCCCTACTTCCAGCAGGAGGTTAACTACTCCATCGACGTGGTGCTCGATGACAAGACCAACTTCCTCACCGGGCGCGAGGACCTGGCTTACACCAACCATTCGCCGCAGGCCCTCACCTTCATCTGGTTTCACCTGTGGCCCAACGCTTATAAGGACAATTCGACGGCTTTTGCGAAGCAGCAATTGCGCAGCGGCAAGCGCCGGTTTCAGTTTGCCAAACCGACCGGCCGGGGATTCATCGATGGCCTCAACTTCAAGGTAAACGGCCAGCCGGCGAAGCTGGAATTCGACCCCAAAAACGCGGATATTGCCAAGCTGGTGCTGCCGCAGCCGCTGGCGGCGGGGGCCACGGCCAGCATCAGTACGCCATTTCGGGTGAAGATTCCGGCGTCTTTTTCGCGGTTTGGGCACGTGGGGCAGAGCTACCAGATTACGCAGTGGTACCCCAAGCCGGCCGTGCTGGACCGGCGCGGATGGCACCCCATCCCCTACCTCGACCAAGGCGAGTTCTACTCCGAATTCGGCTCGTTCGACGTCACCATTACCCTGCCCACCAACTACACCGTGGGCGCCACCGGCGAGCTGCAAAACCCCGACGAACGCGCCCGCATGGATGCCCTGGCCGCCACCGCCGCCGGCAAGAAAACCGCCGAGGATTTCGGCACCGACCTGAAATTCCCGGCCTCCGATGCCACCACCAAAACCCTGCGCTACAAGCAGGACCGGGTGCACGACTTCGCCTGGTTTGCCGATAAGCGCTTCAACGTGCTGAAAAGCGGCGTGACCCTGCCCTCGGGCCGCATGGTTACGTCGTGGGTACTCTTCACCAATAAAGAGGCTCCGAAGTGGATAAAGGGCCTGCAGGACGTGAACGACGCCCTCACCTACTACTCGCGCTGGGTGGGCGAGTACCCCTACTCGGCCGCTACCGCCGTGGATGGCGCGCTGAGCGCGGGCTCCGGCATGGAATACCCGATGGTGACCGTGACCCAGCCCGAGGCCATCGTGCACGAGGTGGGCCACAACTGGTTCTACGGCATCCTGGGCTCGAACGAGCGGGATTTCCCGTGGATGGACGAAGGCGTGAACACCTACGTGGAGCAGCGTGTGAGTGCGCTCGACACCGTGCCGGCCAAAGGGTTTCACGGATTCGATAAGCTGCCGCAGGGCCTGAAGCGCACCTTTGGCCTGGAGAACCTGCCGGCCTCCGCCTTCGACCAGGTGCCCTACCAGGCCATGGCCAGCCGGGGACTCGACCAGCCGGTGCAGGGCCCCACTTCGGCCGATTACACGATGCTGAACTACGGCATCATCGTGTATCAGAAAATGGGCTCGCTGCTGAAATACCTGGCCGGCTACCTGGGCCAGGCCAGGTTCGACGCGGCCATGCACCTCTACTACGAGCGGTGGCAGTTCAAACACCCCTACCCCGAGGATATGCAGGCCGTGTTTGAGGAAAGCACGGGCCAGAAGCTGGGCTGGTTTTTCCAGGGTATGATGACCAATACGCAGCATTACGACGCCGATTTGCAGACCCTGGCCAGCTTCAACGATGTGGTGAAGGTGCTGGTGCGCACCGATTCGCCCACGCCCTGGGCCGTGCCGGTATCGTCGGTCGATGCCAGCGGCCGGATGCTCGAAACCCTCTGGACGCCGCCCTTCGGCAACACCGACCCCACCGCCGACGAGGAAGCTACCAGCCAGCTCAATTTCAAACGCCCCAACGTGGCCGCCCTCGTGGTCGATGCCAACTACGTCACGCCCGAGCTCAACCGCCGCAACGACCGCCTCACCGTGGCCGACCATCCTTCCGGCTTCACACCCATCCGCCTGCGCCCGCTGGCCAGCGTGGAGCGCTGGGACAAGGCCACCATCAGCTGGCTGCCGGTACTGGGGGCCAATACTTCCGATAAATTCATGCTCGGCGCGGCGTTCTACAACAGCCCGCTGGTAACCAAGCGCCTGCAATACCTGGCCATGCCCATGTACAGCTTCAGCCGAAACGAGCTGAACGGCATCGGCCGCATCCAGCTGAATGTGCTGCCCCAGCACTTCTCGCGGCAGGCCACCATTGCCTTCGGCGTGCAGCGCTTCGAGCGCTACGTTAAGTATGAGCCCAGCGTGAGCCTCGTTTGGCCCCACGCGCCGGGCGTTGGCCCGCAACAGCGCCTCACGCTGGCCAACACCATCGTGGCCGATGAAGACCGCAACCGCACCGGCGTGTTCCAAGCCATAGACTACCACATAGCCCAGGCCAACGCCCTGCAAGGCTGGAGCGCCGCCGTAGACCTCAACCGCATGATTGCCAGCAACGCCGACGATGCCAACAACCGCCAGGCCGTGCTGCTCCGCGCCAGCGCCAGCTACTTCCACTTTTACTCGCCCAAAAAGAAGGTGCAGATGCGCCTGTTCGGCGGCCGCTTTTTGCAGCAGCCCAACAACCCCGAGTTCGTGCTCGGCCTGAGCGGCAGCCCCGACTACCGCCGCCAAACCGCCTTCCTCGACCGCCAGCAGATTTCGCACAGCGTCACGGCCCAGCTCCACCAGACCGATGACCGCGACGGTGCCTTCAAAGGATTCCTCCCGGTGGCCGATACCAAATGGCTCAGCACCCTCAATATTCAGGCAGATTTGCCGGTGACCAACCTGGCCGTTTTTGCCGATTTCGGGGCCAGCCATGACCGGTTCTTCACCAGCGAATCGACCTCCCGCCCCGCCCAGCGCCTCTATTACGATGCCGGCCTGGTAGTGCCCGTGCTGCGCGATATCCTCAGCTTCTACCTGCCCGTGGCCGGCTCACAATACGCTAACGGCCTGCCCGCCAGCCGCCAGGATTTTACCGACCGCATCCGCTTCGTGCTGAACCTGAACACGCTGAATCCCTTCCGACAGCTTGATGAGCAGCTGGCGCGGTAG
- a CDS encoding ABC transporter substrate-binding protein, translated as MKFIPLLRRPLRWLAAGLLLTSPALAQTPARPQPAASPPPAKPQPVKPQPAKPQAAKPKPTAVPPAEANVRYRSGKIQLDQGNYAAALTQLEPLAQPTARFARAADAAYLAAVANARLKQWPEAEQLLNLLRTEYPTYPNLPDALFLQGQVSFEQEDFDTALKALAQLPADKLGPEREAMKGTYLPRIKERNTWQRNLRRYPDDATLARAYADHLIAGGAYTDADRPQLDELIAKFSLDRTRYTPRPRPVSVKKTSYNVAVLLPFELSDPSWQTVRKNQFVIDLYAGLRLAQDSLQRAGRPIQLFAYDTGADTLTLKQTLALPELAGMDMLIGPVYKSGAKLLSRYAQEHQIICVNPLSQDGDLVLDNPWHYLFSPSSATQGRVAAQFALNAFGAGKPGLVLYEDSKDDADFATAYKATFEAQGGKISALRRFNPDMDESLAAAFAGPELAAASHVVVVSDNRRIGPYALRLVQQQPAATRPGLLAPGSWLDNPRLDVSQLNGPTTYFIQPKYYDEQGLGYRRFRQLYLQRQHLPPSVFANQGFQLLMYFGNVLSQYGSDFQTSLSTAPPATGAIFEGESYSGGAHDNQVVPIVKLTGLEYQVMR; from the coding sequence ATGAAGTTCATTCCTTTGCTGCGGCGGCCGCTCCGGTGGCTGGCAGCCGGCCTGCTGCTCACCAGCCCCGCGCTGGCCCAAACGCCGGCCCGGCCCCAACCCGCCGCCAGCCCGCCGCCCGCTAAGCCGCAGCCTGTCAAGCCGCAGCCCGCTAAGCCGCAGGCCGCCAAACCCAAGCCCACCGCCGTGCCCCCGGCCGAAGCCAACGTGCGCTACCGCAGCGGCAAAATCCAGCTCGACCAGGGCAACTACGCTGCCGCCCTCACGCAGCTGGAACCGCTGGCCCAGCCCACCGCCCGCTTCGCCCGCGCCGCCGATGCGGCTTACCTGGCCGCCGTGGCCAACGCCCGCCTCAAGCAGTGGCCCGAGGCCGAGCAGCTCCTCAACCTGCTCCGCACCGAGTACCCAACCTACCCCAACCTGCCCGATGCGCTGTTTTTGCAAGGCCAGGTTTCGTTTGAGCAGGAGGATTTCGACACTGCCCTTAAAGCCCTGGCCCAGCTCCCGGCCGATAAGCTGGGCCCCGAGCGCGAGGCCATGAAGGGCACCTACCTGCCCCGCATCAAGGAGCGCAACACCTGGCAGCGCAACCTGCGCCGCTACCCCGACGATGCCACCCTGGCCCGCGCCTACGCCGACCACCTCATCGCCGGCGGGGCCTACACCGATGCCGACCGCCCGCAGCTCGACGAGCTGATTGCCAAATTCAGCCTCGATCGCACCCGCTACACGCCGCGCCCCCGGCCGGTTTCGGTGAAGAAAACCAGCTACAACGTGGCCGTGCTGCTGCCCTTCGAGCTGAGTGACCCCAGCTGGCAGACCGTGCGCAAAAACCAGTTTGTAATCGACCTCTACGCCGGCCTGCGCCTGGCCCAGGACAGCCTCCAGCGGGCCGGCCGCCCCATCCAGCTCTTCGCCTACGACACCGGGGCCGACACCCTCACCCTGAAGCAAACCCTGGCCCTGCCCGAGCTGGCCGGTATGGACATGCTCATCGGCCCGGTGTACAAGTCGGGTGCCAAGCTGCTGAGTCGCTACGCCCAGGAGCACCAGATTATCTGTGTAAACCCGCTGTCGCAGGACGGTGATTTGGTGCTCGATAATCCCTGGCACTACCTGTTTTCGCCCAGCTCGGCCACGCAGGGACGGGTGGCGGCCCAGTTCGCCCTCAACGCTTTCGGGGCCGGCAAGCCCGGGCTGGTGCTGTACGAAGACAGCAAGGACGACGCCGACTTTGCCACCGCCTACAAGGCTACGTTTGAGGCGCAGGGCGGCAAAATCAGCGCCCTGCGCCGCTTCAATCCCGATATGGACGAGAGCCTCGCGGCCGCCTTTGCCGGGCCGGAGCTGGCCGCCGCCAGCCACGTTGTGGTCGTGTCCGACAACCGCCGCATCGGGCCCTACGCCCTGCGGCTTGTGCAGCAACAGCCCGCCGCCACGCGCCCCGGCCTGCTGGCCCCCGGTTCCTGGCTCGATAATCCGCGCCTCGACGTGAGCCAGCTCAATGGCCCCACCACCTACTTCATTCAGCCCAAATACTACGATGAGCAGGGGCTGGGCTACCGCCGGTTCCGGCAGCTGTACTTGCAGCGCCAGCACCTGCCACCGTCGGTTTTCGCCAACCAGGGCTTTCAGTTGTTAATGTATTTTGGCAACGTCCTGTCTCAGTATGGGTCCGACTTTCAAACCAGTCTATCAACTGCTCCGCCCGCTACGGGTGCCATTTTCGAGGGCGAAAGCTACTCCGGCGGTGCCCACGACAACCAGGTGGTGCCCATCGTCAAGCTCACCGGCCTGGAGTACCAGGTGATGCGCTAA